In Phragmites australis chromosome 18, lpPhrAust1.1, whole genome shotgun sequence, the genomic window cACTTTCATTCAGTAGGAATTCAGCTTACCGGATGGCAACATCGAGAAGTCTGCACTCGCCAACATTCGAGGACGGATCGCCACATTCATAATGACCGAAGTCATCTCTTCGAAAGGcgagttctattgtagggacACGGTGTCCTGACTTATGTaattgtggttgcactttcaaCTTAGTTAATTTGTAGttatcttgatgtggacttacATCGTTGTACattttgattatgtatatgtgcatatctcgtgacttggtccctacaatgtgggtatCTTGAAATGCATGATGTGGCATGAATGTTTTGAGTGATTTTGATGAGGGTATCtagatgtgtcttatttgcaggagaagacaaCTGTCAAATCCTGATATTGCTTCAGGATACAGTTAGGAAATAGGTAAATCCTATTGGGGGAtgagactattagtgccggGTGAAAACATCACCCATCACTGCAGACGTCACCAGTGActggtggtaaattcacccattACTAATAACTGAGTCCCTAATGACAGGTGGTAAATCCCTTAGTGAGACtcggttattagtgacaggtgataaatAGACATGTAACTACTATCTGGATCATTAGTGAAGGATGTTAAATAAATTCATCACTGATGACTCGATCAACAGTGATGGGTTGTAGTTACCACTCGTCACTAAGGATCAAGTCCTTGAGACGGGTTAAAAAAGCTATCTGTCACTGGGACTCGATAATTGGTGATAAATGTTAAatacatccgtcactaatgactgagtctctgagacgggttggaaagctacccgtcactgggactcgatcattagtaacaggtggtaaatacacccgttactaatgacggtTATAGTGATGAGCAATAGGTTTTCATAGATCATAGGAGACGTACTTTAGTGATGGGTttcaattatgacccgtcactgacgacagttattagtgacggattctAACCTGTTCCTAATATTTCATCATTAATAAtacaataaaaataacaaatacAATAACCGTCATTAATAACTGTTATCATTCGTCGTTAATGTATTGTTCTATCGTAACAACGCTCAAACCGCCTCAACCAGACCAACCGAGCTACAGTTCGGTCCTAGCGCTCGTTGATCAATATGTGATTAGTTTCAAATAGTTAAAGGGTTCTCCCGGTTTAGAATTGATTCCTATTGGAATACGGTTTCACATTTAGCTCAATAAAATAGCGTTGTTTTTCATGACTTACTAGGACTCTACTTGGACCAATGCTGTTGATTTCGTAGGTATTTACTCACCGGATATTTACTATTCCAAGTGTGTGTTTGTCCATTGAAATATGTTTCAACTATATGTACATCGAGGCGAAAATAAACCCTGGTGTGGCAAGGCCATTCCATGGCTAGCACTCCCCGATTATGTCACCACCAGGCGCGTGTAACATATACCTATATATTGTAAGAACGTTCTCGTTTAAAACATGAGAATCTTTCTATATTCCTACAGAGAAATGAGGTAGGGTTTGTTTGGTAGAATTTTagtatttaattttttgaagCTGATTGTTTTTTACTCTAAACTTTTTTTATAGTCAGAGCTATAGACAAAGGATTTTTTATTGAgacatcttatttttattttaaactaaaaatatatatttaaattattttattttgttagtTTAATAGGTAAAGGGATGCTCCACAGCGGTTGACATCCTTAAAACCATAGCTTCACCTCACGACTAGGGTGAGGCCCAGTCAATCAGCCCCCTGATCGACGAAGAAGATATTGCGATCAACCTCTTCTAATCGCAGGACAGATACTCATATGACCAATTAAATCGTATTAAATATCATCCACTCAATTTCCTTTCCCGATCACCTCCTTTCGGCAATCATGATCGTGGAAAAATGTAAAGTTGGAGTGACCTGTCACATAGCATTTATTGCTACAGGACAATCTTGTAGGCGAACGTGATACCGTTCGGCGGATGTGACAAAGCCTGCAGGGCGACTAGAGCAGGATGGTTGTGCATACCCCTGTAATGATGATTTAAGAGTAGTTGTCTCTGTCAGGAAGAGGTCTGCTATATAGTTTGGCACGATCCATTTGTATATACTCCTTTTCCCCTATTATATAAAAGGGATGAGTAGGTTTGTAGGACAATATTTTGTAACAGGTTCATCCaatctataaaaaaatacatataacatAGGAATATTATCCTACGAAAGCCTTGAACCTGAATAAATCATAGTGTTCTTGTGTATATTCGATCCCACCACAATGAAATACCGATCAACGTGCTCGTCGTCTGGTACACCTCAAATTTATTATTAGAAATCATCCCCCGACATCTTACAAACTCAAAATTCTGCATAGATCTCGGAGGTAGAGTTCTAATAATTTTGGTCAAAATTCATAGTATAAGATCATGTTTAGCATAGCTCCAGCTCCGAGCTCTACATTAAATTTTGTGTTTatagtctaaaataaaataatttaaattattatttctgactaaaataaaaataaaataatttatttaaacATCTTCGATATATCTACCGTTCTCGTTCGTAAATTTGTAGAGTTTGAAATACTCggctaaaaaaaaactaaaactgaaGTTACGCTAAACAGGCGCTAAGATTCTTAAAGAAATGGTTGCTTCCAAAGTCGACACAGACTCACCTATAAGTTCATCGAGGCGAACCGTGGCCCGGCAAGCCAAACTCATCACTTGCAGAACGCCAGCCAGAGCAGAGCGCCTTTGGCTTGACCGCGCCCACACGGCCACGCCTTGGATTCGCACTGCAGCTCAGCACACACATCATTCCAATCTACTAGCGCAGTAGCGCCTCGCCTCGTAGCATCCGACGCGCGCCGGCACCGCGATGCCCGGCGCGATCGTTGCGTGCTTCCGCTGCGCCGCGCCGTCCTCGGCCGCGGCTGGGCCCAGCCTCGCGACCTCCGTCTACGAGACCCACCTCGGCCTCGTCGCGCTCTCCTGGACCCGCACCTCGCTCGGCCTCTCCCTCCGCGCCGTCCTCCGCCTCTCGTCGTCGTCCCTGCCCCCCTCGTCCACGCCCGCCTCCTGCTCCTCGGCCGGCGGCTACCTTGATGACGACCCCGACGAGGAGACCCTCGCCTTCCGCGTCAACCCCTGGCTCctctggcggcggcgcgggtCCAGGCGATTCCGCGCTGGCGACCGCCGCATCGACCTGGCATGGGACCTCTCCCGCGCGCGCTTCCCGGGCTCCGGGTCCCCGGAGCCCTCCTCAGGGTTCTTCGTCGCCGTCGTCATCGACGGCGAGATGGTCCTCGCCGCCGGGGATCTCCCCGACGCGGCCTACCGGAGGACCCACGCCCAGCACCCGCCCGGAGGCGCGCACCCCGTCCTCCTCTCCCGGCGGGAGCACGTCTCCCTGCGCGACGCAGGCCCCGGCCGCGGCCGCAGCCACACGACCTGGGTGACCGTCCGGGGCAAGGAGCGGGAGATCTCCGTGGATCTCGTGGCCCGCGGCCGCGGCAGGGACAGGGCCGCCGgcagggagaaggagaaggaccGGGCGGACGTCGGCATGTCGCTCTCCGTCGACGGCCAACGCGTGCTCCACGTGCGGCGGCTGCGCTGGAAGTTCCGAGGCAGCGAGCGGAtcgacctcggcggcggcgaccgcgTCCAGGTCTCCTGGGACCTCCACAATTGGCTCTTCGCCCCGCGCGAGCCGCCTCCCGCGGACGCCTCGACGCACGCGCGTGCCCACGCGGTGTTCATCTTCCGGGTCGAgctcggcggcggtggcagcggcgAGGAGCGCGAGGCTGATTTGGGGAAGGACCCCTCGTCCGATAAGGCCGCGAGAAGGAGCACGGGCGTCTGGGGAGGCTACCTCGCGCGGTGGGGGCAACGGGACTGGAGCGAGACGGGCAGCAGCGGGGACAGGAAGAAGGGCAGAGGGAGGAGGCTGGCGAAGGGGAGCTCGTCCTCGTCGGCGTCCTTGGCATCCTCGGCGGCGTCGTGGGCAAGCGGCTCGACGGTGATGGACTGGGCCAGCCCCGAGGAGGCCGAGATGCAGCGCTGCGACGGCTACTCGCTGCTGATCTACGCCTGGAAGAGCTAGCGCCGGGCACTGCTCCGGTCAGCGGCATTGAAAACTGCCCATTGGATCGTTGTTGTAAGTTGCATTGTTCTGGTGCAGCTTGGGCATTTAGGATTGAATTGGTCTTGGATTACCTTAGAAAACTAGCATTTGCTACGTGTAATGAGCAACTAGTGAGGCAATTTTTTTCCCATTCTTAGCAAAATTTGCATTTCTTGACTAGGAGTAAGGAATCACATTCAGGACATTTTGAACAGTTTGTAGTCTGGCCATCCAAATGATCACCATCAACCGCTCCAATGAATAGTTTTGTCTATCTAATTTGTCGCCTGCTTAAAACCAAATCTATCATTCAACCAATTAGCTGTTGTTGCAGCAATCTGTATAAACCTTAACCATATGTGTTAGATCACAAAAACCGGTTGTTGATGATCCACATTCACATGATTTGTCCTCAGTTCAGTTTATGATTGGTGGCTTTGCTATGACAAGCAGTACTGTTGAAGTATCCTTGATCTTTAGCTAGTTACTTCCACTGCAGCTGGGTTACCTTCAGCTAAAACTTACAAATGCTACAGAAGGTACTCATTATCGGTTGGCAATAGAGACTGGAAACGCTGTGTAGTCGGAATTTTCTCTTCAGATTGTTGTTAAGTTGCAATGTTCTTGTACAGTTTGGGCATTTAGGGATCGAATTTTTCTTGGCATTGCTAAGCGAAATGAGCAGCTTGTGTTGCATTTTTTTCCATTATTAGCGAAATTTGCATTTATTGATTAGGATTAAGGGATCACATTCAGGACATTTTGAACAATTTGGATTCAGTGCACCCTAACTTCGTATCTTTCTTGTCGCCTGCTCAATGGCGAATCTTTCTATCAGTCTGTCAATCAATTTGCTGTGGCAGCAGTCTGTCTAAATTCTAAAACTTAATCACGGGTGTTATATCTTAAAACACCGGTAGTTAAGATCGTGACGTTCGCACTCACATAATGGCTGCAGTTCAGTTTATGATTGGTGGCTTTGCTATCATTAGCAGTATTGTCGAAGTATCCTTGTTCTTTTGCTAGTTAGTTCCACTGCAGTTGGGTTAGCTGCACCTGCAAGTGCGACAAGAAGATTCTCAGCTAGTATCAGAGAGTGATGTGATGGACTCTTTGGTTTGCACCGAAATATGTCTATCAGGAAGCCAAGACAAATTTGGCATGCTAATAGCCAATAACTTTGTGGCCCAAAAATTTCTGGACTTTGGCCATCAAAATGAACTAGACAACCAAATGAGAAGGCGACTTAACAAATTTTGGCATAAAACCAAATGGAGGCCAAACTTAGTCGTAAGTGCTTGTGTAGTCCGAATTGACGTTCAGTACACAGCAGTTTTGACTACAACCGGCACGACTGATTCTGGTCTTTCATGTTAATCGAGCGATCAAACACGCGTTTGCTGTGGTATCTTTTCCTGCAGGCTACGATGCCCCGTGACGCCGGAATGATTGACTGAATCCCTATCTGGCTAGTCTAGATTCTAGAACTACCTTGCCATCTAAGTCACTTAAGATGGGTCACTCAAGTAACTGCATCAAGTTCAGAATCAGCTCCCTTCCACAACCCAACACACACGCTTCCGCTTGTTTTCCTCGTACCTGACCATGATTCAATGCAACATTCTGGTTTTTTACATCGGGAAAGCTGGAGCTCGATCTATCCGAGCGTTGAACGAACGGTGTCGCGCCGTGCCTTCCAGGCGTGTAGACGCGTCGCTAGATGCGGGTGGCGCAAAGCTACAGAGCGTCAGCTGACGAGCGCCGACGCTTGACAATAGTTAATCGGACGCGGAGGCCGGAGGACGCCTTGTCGTGGCCGTCGGGGAGGTGGCAGGCAGTCGCTGCCGCGGCGGGCTTCGCGTGCACCGCGCGCGCAGGCAGGCCGGTACATTAGCAGCACGGAGCGGGCGCCTGCCGCCTTGGGGCAATATGTTGGACGAGTGAGCAGACAACGGGATGGCGTTGGCGTTGCGTTGCGGGGAGACTGAGTGCGGCGACCGGAATCCAGCCCCGCCGGAAGTTGCGCGGCAGCGGCCGGGTCGACCTCGGTGGCATGTATTGACTGGATATCATTATGTGTTTAGTGGCTAGTCTACTGGCGAGTCTAGAGCAACCTTGCCATCAAAGTCACTTGAGATGGGTCACTTAAGTAACTGCATTAAGTTCAGGTTCAGCTCTCTTTAACGTCACGTACCAGGCAAAGCATTTGCATACGTTCCCAGCTGAAACCACGCACTATCGCAGGACAGTCGACTCCGCTGCTATTCCGCTCCAGCTTGCCGAAAATGCAAATAGAATCATTGTGTTTTCTCCGTGCTGAAGCCAGATTTATCCGGGTTCCGTTCGTATGCCGTGTCGCGGCGTGCTTTCGAGCTCGACGGCAGCGGAAGCAGCAACGTTTCGCGCTTTGCCGGAGCCGTTTCGGGGGGCCGGCGGTTTCCGCTCTCGCGCCATCGGCCGGGACGCGACGAGCCACGCCGTCGCCGCGGGAGAGGGCTGGCGGTCTGGCACGCGGCGGCACGTAACGAGAACGTGGGCGCTTCCGCTACCTGTGGGCGGGGGTGCTGGATCCCGGCCCCGGGCCCGGGGGCAGCGGGCTCGCGCTTGCGCTGCAACCTGCAGGTGTGTGGTACGGGATTGTACTACGCGTGCGTGTTGCTTCCGGAGAGAGGATTTGTCCATCTTGCCGTTCGTGTGTCGTGTCGCTCAGCTATAGATGACTAAATGGAGCACCGCTGACACGCTAGCTTCAATTAGCGGGAAAGGATGAAACCGAAACATAGAAGCCACAACAGAAAATCGTACATGAAGCGCGAAACTAGACTCTACAAGTAGCTGCACACATATTTCACGTATATACAAGCAATTTAGGATATAGTAAtatgaaaaactaaaaaaattaacataAAAAAGAGATATTTGTATTTGCGAAATACACAATATTATCGTGTAATTtcagaaggaagaagaagaccatATTGTTTAGAGTTGGATGTCCGTATTAACGCGAAGTATGTGAAGTGCGAAAGGTGGCGCATCTTTTGGAGAAACCCGGTATTATAGGCGAAGTGCGAGAGACGGTGCACCCTCTGGAGAAACCTGACAGTGAATGTATGGAAGTCAAATATTAGACGTTTAGATATAGAAGACAAATAATAtaagattgaatgtatttttgaaatgtatgaaagaaaaatatttgatgcTTATATATGGAAGGTAAATAATGGGAGattaaatataattttaaaagGAGGAACGAGATTTAACTTTGCACGGTGACCGCTTGATCAACTCGGATGAATGATAGAGATCGATCGTATATGTCATAACTTATGCATTTTATAAGAGTATAGATACCACCATCAGGTTTCAGGCAAGTCCTATTCAGTAAACAGCATAGCACCAAAGCTAGAATGGACAATTTTTAGTTCAATTAATGGATAAGGCGTCGATAGGCTCTAATATTGTGGATCATAATCGGTATATGTGGAAACTAAAACTCCTCTAAAAGTTAAGATTTTCATATGGTTCCTGTATAAAAGAGTAGTTCTTACCAAAGATTACTCAGTTAAAAGAACGGGTAAGGTaatgaaaaatattgtttttagtAACAATAAAACTattcaatattttttctttgattgcagttttgctaaatttatttggagagctttacaaatcaCTTTTGGCTTACAACATCTCCTTAATATATCCAATATATTTAAATCATGGCTAAATAGAATAGGAATAAAGCTTAAAAACAAATTCCATTTTAGCTCAGTCGGATTGATGTGGTGTTTGATAAAGCAAAGATTTAATCTTCAATGTAGGTAATTTACAAGGGCACTTATCACTACTGCAGAAGGAGGAGTGGGACACAATGCACACCGTATGAATAACAATCATGGACATCTTCACCAAGTATGAGTGGAGATTTAACCATAAAATAGGTACTGGAAAATGGCATGCCTTTGGTGCATGATGTGACCCATCGCTGAGTATCGTTATGATTAATGGGTGGAACCGAAATTATCATAGAAATCAATCTTGATATCTTTTAAGACGttataaatatagataaatCAGTTGGTTATGTCTTATATTAATAGTACATCATATTAGCATATTTAGTTGTAGGCAAATTGCATACAAATATAGGTATTTAAGTGTTTGCAAATAATAACATAGTCTTGCTTCATATTAGATTGAAACATAATTTTACCTATTTTAAGGGTATTGTGAGAACTTTGGCATCCTTCTATGCGTCTTAGTTGGTgtctccatcttcttcatcgtaGGCAACATGTATGTAGTTGTTTACTATATTTGTTATAGTTTTGAAATAAATGATCAATGTATAATAGATACTTATATTGGTTGCTTCCATGTATTCTTCTTTGTTGTTGCTCATATCCTAAGTGGTAGTTTCTAAGAATAAAATAAATGGACGATTGTTAGATTCATATCTAGTTGTAATCTCAAATTGTAAAATGCTTCTTTATAGTATTTACCTGCCTATTTGGAGCATTGTGCTTGATGGTGACatggaatttttttagaatatatgaTGGTACTTTTTATCACTAGTTTGATCAGAGATGAGGACTTTGAATTGATATTTGTTGTCTCTGGTTTAACTCGTGGGCTTTTACAAATGACTTCCATCCAGAATGTAGGACCAAAGTGTTCATACCTTTGGTTATTGgcacattaaaaaaatcaacctCCGCGTGCCTAAAGTTCTATATTCATTGGTACCGTGcctttaaatttttttgtaaaTGCGGTTGGTATAACCTGTGAAATAATATTATGACAAATTAAATTATAGATAAGTGTATTTACAGTAAGGTTAGCTAAATGATATAGTCCCTTCAGTCCAAAATAAGTATTATTTTGGACATCGACATAGTCCCTAAAATACAACATTGACTACTTctttttattgtaatatattgataaaatatagcaaaatatACTATTGTGAAAGtacttttcaagataaatctaccaGTGTTATTATcaagtatccaaactcaatacataaaaagtaatcTATAGATAAAGTTTGAAACAGTTGACTGCACGTAAAccaaaatgacacttattttGAAATGGAGAGAGTATCTTCTAAAATATCTATTAATTTGACACATCATTTTGCAAACTTTATTTGGTGTATAAAAGTATATTAACATCATAAAGTGAAAGTTTCTTATCAATTTGTTATGGAAATCTCTAGTTAAAATCTTGTAGAAATACATAGTCTAATTACTTCTAAGATGATTGAAACAAGGATCTTCACCTTCTGTCTTTACTTTGTTGctagttttttgtttttttagtgcTCTTtaagaaagagaataaaataaaaaaaaacaataagagAATATAGTAAATTGAATCTTATTGAAATGAAGTGTTCTCTAAAGTAGTTATATTGAAATTAAGTGTGATCGTTAGACAGGTGAGCAGTGTAGAGATCAGTCTTGTTTATATTGGTATATATGTTAGGATGTGGAACACTAATTGGAAGCAAAGTTTGGCTTCAATAAAAACGTGGGATGAACaatttaaaatgataaaaaaaaaatatcagattcAATAACTTTTGTAGTACAATAATAAAAATTTTGGTAATGAAGAGTTCGAAGCAAATCTTGATTGAGTATGCTAAATAAAATTTTGAAGTAGTTGTTCGATTAAGCCACAAAACAAATGTTGGCAGCATTAGCTTTAATCAAATGGTTAAGTTTCATCTTTGTAGGTACAACTGCAAGTTGTTGGTTGACGCATATGGACCGACTTCTGACGTGCAAAGTTTCTAACGAAGAAAGGAATCAATAAAGACTAAGATGATTAAGTTTGCTGATGACCATCACCAAAAGCAAATTCTATTCCACTTTAGGCTTACcattttggaaagaaaaaatCTGGTTTATGAAAACATCACCAAGAGATAGATAGTGCACTGTAAACTTAATTATATAACTCTAAATAGCAAGGAAAACATAATACTAAGCAAATTGCCCATGTTAACGAATATGATGAGATGAAGGTGACATCTAGCTCAGAAAATATCCAAGAGTAAACTTATTTTCCCCTAAATAATCATATATTTCTAAGTGTAAAAGCTACTCAGGTAAATGGATACAACATCAACACAATACACCACCATAACAGGGGAATCACAAATCAAGATAAACCCCTATCACATTAGACTCGTAGATTGTACACATCGAAAGCCTCCAAACCTGCAACTATCAATCCAATATTGCCTACATTACATGCAGTTAGGGCTATCTTGTGTAACACTTCTATGAAAATGCTCTGCTTATATAAACATGCACCAAGTTGTTGAAAATTAAAACTGAAGCTATGCAGATATTGCCTTTATTAACAAATTTGATTGACTTTTTATAAAAGTTAGGTTACCCTCTCTCTTAAAAAAGAATTAAAAGGGAAACATTATGACGATATCAGATCTAGCAACATTGTTGTAAGACCAAATTATGTGTTTCATTCTATGAAATCAGTTAGTACTGTAATATTGTTGTCAGCTACTATTTTTCTTGCAATGCCACTACCTTCACCTGACATACCAATACTGTATATTCTGTTGTGCTATTTGTACCTAGCAGTCATCTAGAACCAATGTAAAACTAACTTAGacattttatgtatttttttaagaggGGTGGACCAATGTTGTTGCCAAGTTAGAAGAAAGCAAGTACAAACTGATAGCACTGGGAGACAATAAGTAAGGGGCTCCAATCCTTGTTCCTAAAAATGCAACAACATGGGTTGTGCAACATGAGAAAAGTAGAACATATTGAGAAGTAAGATTTATAATAAGGTGCTCCGAAACACCAATACTTCCAAATGTCCATGTATCTGTATCGGATACCGTATCTAATGTGGATACACGCAAGATACTTTGACAAATACGTATCTACCGAGTATcgtaataaaaataaataaaaattcagaTACTCCTTACATACTTGTGGGATACATTTAGAATACAACCCAGCCAATTCTAACACATTTGTATCTCCCAACCGCATAACCTAGCGATGTTGCATCTCCCAGCCGCATCTCTCATGCCTCCCTCTCTCCTGTCGCCACCATGCCCGCAGCGCCAGCGGCGATGCCCTCCACCACCTACCGTCGGTGAGTTCCTCTCCTCCCGGCTCCCCCTTTTCCTCCTTTCTTCCCCTCCCTGTTCTTCTGATTTTTAACTATCAGGGACCTAGTGACTGTGTGCAAGCGATGGCAGCAAGCAGCACTGTGGGGGCGATGGCTTCAAGACGGCGTTTAGGGCTACAATTGTATTCAAAGTACCCTCTATCACCACCTTGCCCAACCCCAATGTCATGAGGATGATGGTGAAGCCCATGCCGCCGCGGTGTGTGCTGATCTATTATGTATTAGCTAGTGGTCACGCCTAGCTAGATAGAAGTTGGAGACTTAGAGTAAAATATGGAAGGAACTTATTATTGTTTTTTAAGTAAAATGTATCCATGTATTGGGTTTCTTAGTAAAATAGCATATCCCTGCATTCGTATTGGTCCTAAACTGATATACATATCAGTATTGGTGCTGCCCAGATAAGGTGTATGGTTGTACCTTAGTATTCGGGTTTCTTGATATGCAAAGTTCcttttcttggatttttttattgttattaGTATCATCTTCAGTTTTAGGTGGAATGCCCTGTTACCAGAAAGATATTAGGACTgttaaaaaaagagaggcaaAGTTGTTCTAAAAATGTAAACAGTAAATGTTAACTACATGGAGATTAATCTTTATAGATGAATATGACCTTTTGTTCTTTAGACATGGTATGTCCAAAAATATTTCTAGTAGGATAATAAACattatagaaa contains:
- the LOC133899731 gene encoding uncharacterized protein LOC133899731, which encodes MPGAIVACFRCAAPSSAAAGPSLATSVYETHLGLVALSWTRTSLGLSLRAVLRLSSSSLPPSSTPASCSSAGGYLDDDPDEETLAFRVNPWLLWRRRGSRRFRAGDRRIDLAWDLSRARFPGSGSPEPSSGFFVAVVIDGEMVLAAGDLPDAAYRRTHAQHPPGGAHPVLLSRREHVSLRDAGPGRGRSHTTWVTVRGKEREISVDLVARGRGRDRAAGREKEKDRADVGMSLSVDGQRVLHVRRLRWKFRGSERIDLGGGDRVQVSWDLHNWLFAPREPPPADASTHARAHAVFIFRVELGGGGSGEEREADLGKDPSSDKAARRSTGVWGGYLARWGQRDWSETGSSGDRKKGRGRRLAKGSSSSSASLASSAASWASGSTVMDWASPEEAEMQRCDGYSLLIYAWKS